TGTATTTGTCAAGAATGTCCTAATAAGGAAGGTGATATAAATGACCAATAAAAAAATTTTTATAACTATAAGTAGTGTTTTAATAGGTGTTACCCTAGTATTAGGATATTATATAGGAAAAAATGCACTATACAATAATAAAGGTAGAAAAATAGTTGCAAATGTTTCACAGAGTAATAAGGGAAATGAAGAAAATCTAAAAAAAGTAGTTAAGGATAATTGGGAGATATTATTCGAAGTATATGTAAATAAAAATAATAAAATAATGATTGAAAGAAGTAGAAGTGCAAAGGATGAATGTGTTCAAGGGAAAACAGTAGATGAAATAAAAAATAAATACAATAAATTAGGATATAAACTAAGAAATATTGATGGTAATAGAATAGAATTAGTAAGAACTTCTACAAAATACAAACCAGACAAGTATGTTATTTTATCTCAAAATAATGAAATAGTAATAGGAAAAACTAATTCTAATGGAAGTGTATTTGATGATAAAGGAGATATTATAGATAAAGAAGGTACTGGAGCTAATATAAATATGTTGAAAGAACAGGACATATCTAAAATAGTAAAAGGTGATAATTGTATGCAGTTTGATAATATTGAACAACTAAACTATAGTATAATGAATTTTGATATAAAATATGAAATGCCTGAATAAGGATTTCATATTTTATTTTGTTCTTTGAGACTAGAATTCTTGATAATTTAAAGGTAAAATGTTAAAGTATTATATATTGTATTTATATGGTGTTTATACGCAAATTTTAGGGGGTAGTATTTTGTTTGAATATATAAAAGGGACTTATATGGGTTTAAATAAAGATTATATAATAGTAGAGAGTAATAACATAGGATATAAAATATATACCTCTGGAAATACTATGGCGGGTATGCCAAATATAAACGAAAAAGTGAAGATTTATATAGAACAAATAGTGAGAGAAGATTTCATAGGCCTTTATGGATTTTTAAGAGAAGATGAAAGAGCTATGTTTAACTTATTATTAACTATAAGTGGAGTTGGAGCTAAGGCTGCTTTATCATTACTTTCAATTAGTAATGTGTCAAGCCTTAAAGTAGCTATTATGACAGAAGACTATAAAATGCTTACAAGGGCTCCTGGAATAGGGAAAAAAATTGCTCAAAGAATAACTTTAGAGCTTAAAGATAAAATCGAAAAAATCTATGCAGAAGATATAGAGGATGGAGAAAATATAAGCAAACTATCAATGGATACAGGAAGAAAATATGATGAGGCAATAGAGGCTTTAGTGGCATTAGGATTTACACAAAAAGAAGCTGAAAAGGCCCTTAAAAATATTGATATTAATAATACCATTGAACAAATAATAAAAGATAGTTTAAGATATCTTATGAGCTAGGGGGAATAAGTGTGGAGGATAGGATGGTATCTGCTTCTTATAAGAATGAAGACTTTGATGTGGAACATTCATTAAGACCAGAAAAACTTAGCGAATACATAGGACAGGATAAAGTTAAAGAAAAACTAAGCATTTTTACGAAAGCTGCAAAGATGAGAAATGAAGCACTAGACCATGTGCTTTTATATGGACCTCCTGGACTTGGAAAGACAACTTTAGCAAACATAATAGCAAGGGAAATGGGAGGAACTTTAAAAGTTACTTCAGGACCAGCTATTGAAAGACCAGGTGATATGGCGGCTATACTTACATCATTAAATGATTACGATGTGCTTTTTATAGATGAAATACATAGACTTAATAGAACTGTTGAGGAAATAATGTATCCAGCTATGGAGGATAACGTTCTTGACATTGTAATAGGAAAAGGTGCTGCAGCAAAATCAATAAGACTTGATTTGCCTAAATTCACTTTAATTGGTGCTACAACAAGGGTGGGGCTTTTAACTTCTCCTCTAAGAGATAGATTTGGCGTTTTAAGTGCCATGGAATTTTATAATGAGGATGAATTAAAAGAGATAATTTTGAGATCTTCAAAAATTTTGGGAGTAGTAACCACTGAAGAGGCAGCTTTTGAAATTGCAAGAAGGTCAAGAGGAACACCTAGAATAGCCAATAGACTTTTAAAAAGAGTAAGAGATTATTGTGATGTTAAAGGTGACGGTGTTATTGATATTAACATTGCAAAAAATGCTCTAAGTCTTTTAGAAATAGATGGGGAGGGATTTGATAAAATAGATAATAAGATTTTAGAGGCTATAATAGATAATTTTAAAGGCGGACCAG
This Clostridium novyi NT DNA region includes the following protein-coding sequences:
- the ruvA gene encoding Holliday junction branch migration protein RuvA, with the translated sequence MFEYIKGTYMGLNKDYIIVESNNIGYKIYTSGNTMAGMPNINEKVKIYIEQIVREDFIGLYGFLREDERAMFNLLLTISGVGAKAALSLLSISNVSSLKVAIMTEDYKMLTRAPGIGKKIAQRITLELKDKIEKIYAEDIEDGENISKLSMDTGRKYDEAIEALVALGFTQKEAEKALKNIDINNTIEQIIKDSLRYLMS
- the ruvB gene encoding Holliday junction branch migration DNA helicase RuvB, which encodes MEDRMVSASYKNEDFDVEHSLRPEKLSEYIGQDKVKEKLSIFTKAAKMRNEALDHVLLYGPPGLGKTTLANIIAREMGGTLKVTSGPAIERPGDMAAILTSLNDYDVLFIDEIHRLNRTVEEIMYPAMEDNVLDIVIGKGAAAKSIRLDLPKFTLIGATTRVGLLTSPLRDRFGVLSAMEFYNEDELKEIILRSSKILGVVTTEEAAFEIARRSRGTPRIANRLLKRVRDYCDVKGDGVIDINIAKNALSLLEIDGEGFDKIDNKILEAIIDNFKGGPVGLETLAYFIGEELDTIQDVYEPYLLQKGFIVRMPRGRKATEKAYRHLKREFKEQTKLT